One Glycine max cultivar Williams 82 chromosome 4, Glycine_max_v4.0, whole genome shotgun sequence DNA segment encodes these proteins:
- the LOC100794620 gene encoding potassium channel KAT3 → MSMSSLVRRRSSDEITNSASVSSSLFPAFGTTIFDIEGYSKSNLRKYVIAPYDRRYQLWQTFLVALVVYSAWASPFELAFRELLVGSLLPVDLLVDAFFAVDIILTFFVAYLDTSTYLLVDDHKKIALRYVKKLHFTMDVASTVPFEQIHQILTGKPTKSEVSGFLIMLRLWRLRRVSELFARLEKDIRINYSATRFCKLICVTLFAMHFAGCMYFWLAVQHKTPKNTWIGNKTEDFNDLSVGLGYTYSMYWSVATLTTVGYGDFYAVNLTEKLFSTIYMLFNIGLTSYIIGNMTNLLVHSSVRNFVMRDAFNKILQYANKYRLPEGLKEQMLAHMQLKFQTAELQQEVLQDLPKTIRSSIARHLFQNIVETTYLFKGVSDDFITQLVSETKAEYYPSKVDIILQNEMPTYFYILVSGSLDVLIYKNGSEQFLFKLESGGMAGEIGVMFNIPQPFTVRSRGLSQVIRINHHHFKQMVQPFSDDGKTIIYNFIKYFKGLKGKVLEEIYVTELLGDFHDEHLTRNEGTDEEVSRYQEAPYAEGRTGNSKALSNPVPVRVKIHGHHPNEHKMGNETTPKLILLPNSVEDLFSVAEKKFGNRGSKILMADGSEVEELSTIRENDELYIL, encoded by the exons ATGTCGATGTCATCTCTAGTTAGAAGACGCTCAAGCGACGAAATAACGAACTCGGCCTCGGTTTCCAGTAGCCTCTTTCCAGCATTTGGCACCACCATCTTTGATATTGAAGGTTACTCGAAGTCGAACCTAAGAAAATATGTCATTGCTCCCTATGACCGTAGATATCA ATTGTGGCAAACGTTCCTAGTAGCATTGGTAGTGTACTCTGCATGGGCATCTCCATTCGAGCTAGCTTTCAGAGAACTGCTAGTTGGGTCGCTGTTGCCCGTTGATCTCCTTGTCGATGCCTTCTTTGCCGTTGATATAATCCTTACTTTTTTTGTGGCTTACTTGGATACATCAACCTATCTCCTCGTTGACGACCATAAGAAGATTGCTCTCAG GTACGTCAAAAAGTTACACTTCACCATGGATGTAGCCTCCACTGTTCCATTTGAGCAGATACACCAAATTTTGACGGGCAAACCAACCAAAAGCGAGGTCTCCGGTTTCCTAATTATGCTTAGACTATGGCGATTGAGGCGTGTTAGCGAACTCTTCGCAAG GCTAGAAAAAGACATACGAATCAACTACTCAGCAACAAGATTTTGCAAACTTATTTGC GTTACGCTATTTGCAATGCACTTCGCAGGCTGCATGTATTTTTGGTTGGCTGTCCAGCACAAAACACCCAAAAACACATGGATCGGAAACAAAACAGAGGATTTTAATGATTTGAGCGTCGGGTTGGGTTACACTTATTCCATGTACTGGTCTGTTGCAACCCTTACCACTGTTGGCTATGGAGATTTCTATGCAGTGAATTTAACGGAGAAGCTTTTCAGTACTATATACATGCTGTTTAACATCGGCCTCACTTCATATATAATCGGAAACATGACAAATCTGTTGGTTCATAGCTCTGTCCGAAACTTTGTCATG AGGGATGCTTTCAACAAAATATTACAATATGCAAACAAATATAGACTCCCGGAAGGCTTAAAGGAGCAAATGTTGGCACACatgcaattgaaatttcagactGCAGAGTTACAGCAAGAAGTGTTGCAAGACCTACCTAAAACAATAAGATCCAGCATTGCTCGGCATCTTTTCCAAAACATAGTTGaaacaacatatttatttaaaggaGTCTCTGATGATTTTATCACCCAGCTG GTGTCAGAAACGAAAGCAGAATACTACCCATCTAAGGTTGACATTATCTTGCAAAATGAGATGCCAACATATTTCTACATTTTGGTATCTGGGTCACTG GATGTGTTGATATACAAGAATGGGTCCGAACAG tttttgttcAAACTTGAATCTGGAGGCATGGCAGGAGAAATAGGCGTGATGTTTAATATTCCACAACCTTTTACAGTGAGAAGTAGAGGACTCTCCCAGGTCATACGAATCAATCATCACCATTTCAAGCAGATGGTGCAACCATTTAGTGATGATGGGAAGACAATCATCTACAACTTTATTAAG TATTTTAAGGGCCTCAAAGGCAAGGTGCTAGAAGAAATATATGTAACAGAATTGCTGGGTGACTTTCATGACgag CATTTAACGCGAAATGAGGGTACAGACGAAGAAGTTTCAAGATATCAAGAAGCTCCATATGCAGAAG GAAGAACAGGAAATTCCAAAGCACTGTCAAACCCAGTCCCCGTAAGAGTTAAAATCCACGGACACCATCCCAATGAACACAAAATGGGAAACGAAACAACACCAAAGCTCATACTTCTCCCAAATTCGGTAGAAGATCTTTTCAGCGTTGCAG AGAAAAAATTTGGAAAcagaggaagcaaaattcttaTGGCTGACGGCTCAGAAGTAGAAGAACTAAGCACGATAAGGGAGAATGACGAGTTATATATCCTCTAA
- the LOC100781163 gene encoding DDT domain-containing protein DDR4 isoform X2, whose amino-acid sequence MQAVEEGGGGEERNARFEENDLDLEISKLRGRWELASVLNFLDVFGPILGKDLNLSAEDIEIGLVKPDASLARLHIQLLKGIPPVSKTLEDSDKWVTALCKNLTTWWPWVAKGEIPLVPSKGVEISKYKELDPLDRLLLLKALCEVRAQQHDAVSYINDALKEGTQISTFRKDAVGRDGTGTSYWYDATSKGQSHRLYREIITSDSIPNDKDEECLSLPTIQWETLASNLEDFSKVAEKFAISKSAVEVAVSMKLQDDAIPALEKLRKKKERAIKQKQRQDMLLKKDFQNSHYSGNTRSCRTRRPISYTFVMTLVMKLRIMVAARRMVLMASWATWKHPQAMQFLIQKGFAAASG is encoded by the exons ATGCAGGCCGTGGAAGAAGGTGGTGGCGGCGAGGAGCGAAACGCGCGTTTCGAGGAAAACGATTTGGACTTGGAAATTTCGAAGTTGCGCGGGCGATGGGAACTCGCTTCTGTTCTCAATTTTTTGGAC GTGTTTGGTCCGATACTTGGTAAAGATTTGAATCTTTCTGCTGAAGATATTGAGATCGGGCTTGTTAAGCCTGACGCTTCGCTTGCTCGGCTTCACATTCAACTTTTGAAG GGAATACCACCTGTGAGTAAAACATTGGAGGATTCTGATAAATGGGTTACTGCACTCTGTAAGAATCTGACTACGTGGTGGCCATGG GTTGCCAAGGGGGAGATTCCACTTGTACCATCTAAAGG AGTGGAGATATCCAAGTACAAGGAACTTGATCCGTTAGATCGTTTACTGCTGCTAAAAGCTCTTTGTGAAGTTAGAGCTCAG CAACATGATGCAGTGTCATACATCAATGATGCTTTAAAAGAAGGAACCCAAATTTCAACTTTTCGCAAAGATGCCGTAGGAAGAGATGGAACTGGCACATCTTACTG GTACGATGCAACTTCAAAAGGTCAGAGTCACAGATTGTACAGGGAAATTATCACATCAGACTCAATTCCAAATGATAAGGATGAAGAATGTTTATCACTCCCCACCATTCAATGGGAAACACTTGCTTCCAATCttgaagatttttcaaaagtaGCT GAAAAATTTGCAATCAGCAAGTCTGCTGTGGAAGTTGCTGTTAGCATGAAGCTTCAAGATGATGCTATTCCTGCTCTTGAAAAGCTTCGGAAG AAGAAAGAAAGAGCAATAAAGCAAAAACAAAGGCAGGATATGCtgttaaaaaaagattttcagAACTCTCATTATTCTGGAAATACACGCTCTTGTCGCACACGAAGGCCTATTAGTTATACATTTG TGATGACACTGGTTATGAAGTTGAGAATCATGGTAGCAGCGAGGAGGATGGTGTTGATGGCGAGTTGGGCAACTTGGAAGCACCCTCAAGCCATGCAGTTTCTTATCCAAAAGGGGTTCGCTGCAGCAAGCGGTTAG
- the LOC100781163 gene encoding DDT domain-containing protein DDR4 isoform X1, whose amino-acid sequence MQAVEEGGGGEERNARFEENDLDLEISKLRGRWELASVLNFLDVFGPILGKDLNLSAEDIEIGLVKPDASLARLHIQLLKGIPPVSKTLEDSDKWVTALCKNLTTWWPWVAKGEIPLVPSKGVEISKYKELDPLDRLLLLKALCEVRAQQHDAVSYINDALKEGTQISTFRKDAVGRDGTGTSYWYDATSKGQSHRLYREIITSDSIPNDKDEECLSLPTIQWETLASNLEDFSKVAEKFAISKSAVEVAVSMKLQDDAIPALEKLRKKKERAIKQKQRQDMLLKKDFQNSHYSGNTRSCRTRRPISYTFVENHGSSEEDGVDGELGNLEAPSSHAVSYPKGVRCSKRLAGVPSHTILESRGLTAKQRLRQRPTRNSAMESINVSDSEDEAREGKRDLSEST is encoded by the exons ATGCAGGCCGTGGAAGAAGGTGGTGGCGGCGAGGAGCGAAACGCGCGTTTCGAGGAAAACGATTTGGACTTGGAAATTTCGAAGTTGCGCGGGCGATGGGAACTCGCTTCTGTTCTCAATTTTTTGGAC GTGTTTGGTCCGATACTTGGTAAAGATTTGAATCTTTCTGCTGAAGATATTGAGATCGGGCTTGTTAAGCCTGACGCTTCGCTTGCTCGGCTTCACATTCAACTTTTGAAG GGAATACCACCTGTGAGTAAAACATTGGAGGATTCTGATAAATGGGTTACTGCACTCTGTAAGAATCTGACTACGTGGTGGCCATGG GTTGCCAAGGGGGAGATTCCACTTGTACCATCTAAAGG AGTGGAGATATCCAAGTACAAGGAACTTGATCCGTTAGATCGTTTACTGCTGCTAAAAGCTCTTTGTGAAGTTAGAGCTCAG CAACATGATGCAGTGTCATACATCAATGATGCTTTAAAAGAAGGAACCCAAATTTCAACTTTTCGCAAAGATGCCGTAGGAAGAGATGGAACTGGCACATCTTACTG GTACGATGCAACTTCAAAAGGTCAGAGTCACAGATTGTACAGGGAAATTATCACATCAGACTCAATTCCAAATGATAAGGATGAAGAATGTTTATCACTCCCCACCATTCAATGGGAAACACTTGCTTCCAATCttgaagatttttcaaaagtaGCT GAAAAATTTGCAATCAGCAAGTCTGCTGTGGAAGTTGCTGTTAGCATGAAGCTTCAAGATGATGCTATTCCTGCTCTTGAAAAGCTTCGGAAG AAGAAAGAAAGAGCAATAAAGCAAAAACAAAGGCAGGATATGCtgttaaaaaaagattttcagAACTCTCATTATTCTGGAAATACACGCTCTTGTCGCACACGAAGGCCTATTAGTTATACATTTG TTGAGAATCATGGTAGCAGCGAGGAGGATGGTGTTGATGGCGAGTTGGGCAACTTGGAAGCACCCTCAAGCCATGCAGTTTCTTATCCAAAAGGGGTTCGCTGCAGCAAGCGGTTAGCTGGAGTTCCTAGCCACACTATTTTAGAAAGCAGAGGCTTAACTGCAAAGCAAAGATTGAGGCAAAGACCCACCCGCAATTCTGCTATGGAATCTATCAATGTATCCGATTCAGAGGACGAAGCACGTGAAGGGAAGAGAGATTTGTCCGAGTCTACTTAG
- the LOC100780093 gene encoding acetylglutamate kinase, chloroplastic: MAGAAKTLTNLCPSFPFTTKPQNPLTTHHSFPSTRLRHRAISAVANPVQPPLTTTEGQYRVDVLSESLPFIQKFRGKTIVVKYGGAAMKSPELQASVINDLVLLSCVGLRPVLVHGGGPEINSWLGRLNIPAVFRDGLRVTDADTMEIVSMVLVGKVNKTLVSLINKAGATAVGLSGMDGRLLTARPAPKAAALGFVGEVARVDPTVLRSLIDTNHIPVVTSIAADESGQPYNINADTVAGELAAALGAEKLILLTDVAGILEDRNDPDSLVKKIDIKGVKKMMEDEKVGGGMIPKVNCCVRSLAQGVTTASIIDGRVPHSLLLEILTDEGAGTMITG, encoded by the coding sequence ATGGCAGGGGCAGCCAAAACCCTAACGAATCTTTGCCCCTCTTTTCCATTCACAACCAAACCCCAAAACCCACTCACCACACACCACTCTTTCCCTTCCACTCGCCTCCGCCACCGCGCCATTTCCGCGGTTGCCAACCCGGTCCAACCTCCACTCACCACCACCGAGGGTCAGTACCGAGTCGACGTGCTCTCGGAATCGCTCCCCTTCATCCAGAAATTCCGCGGCAAAACCATCGTCGTCAAGTACGGCGGCGCCGCCATGAAGTCCCCGGAGCTCCAGGCCTCCGTCATCAACGACCTCGTCCTCCTCTCCTGCGTCGGTCTACGCCCCGTTCTCGTCCACGGCGGTGGCCCCGAGATCAACTCCTGGCTCGGCCGCCTCAACATCCCCGCCGTCTTCCGCGACGGCCTCCGCGTCACGGACGCCGACACCATGGAGATTGTCTCCATGGTCCTCGTCGGAAAAGTCAACAAAACCCTAGTTTCTCTAATTAACAAGGCCGGCGCCACCGCTGTCGGCCTCTCCGGCATGGACGGCCGCCTCCTCACCGCCCGCCCCGCCCCCAAGGCTGCCGCCCTCGGCTTCGTCGGCGAGGTCGCACGCGTCGACCCCACTGTCCTCCGCTCCCTCATCGACACCAACCACATCCCCGTCGTCACCTCCATCGCCGCCGACGAGTCCGGACAGCCCTACAACATCAACGCCGACACCGTCGCCGGCGAATTGGCCGCGGCGCTCGGCGCTGAAAAGCTGATTCTGCTGACCGATGTAGCGGGAATATTGGAAGATCGTAACGACCCTGACAGCTTGGTTAAGAAGATTGACATAAAAGGAGTTAAGAAAATGATGGAAGATGAAAAAGTTGGCGGTGGAATGATACCTAAGGTTAATTGTTGCGTGAGATCGCTGGCGCAAGGGGTTACTACAGCGAGTATTATTGATGGTAGGGTTCCGCACTCTTTGTTGCTAGAGATTTTGACTGATGAAGGTGCTGGAACTATGATAACTGGATGA